The genome window aaattggatttgaaaaagaagttacaaccaataTTACAGAAATACAATCATAATAGAATACTACAAACATTTATACACccaaaattggacaacctaggagaaatggataaattcctagaaacatataatcTTCTAAgagtgaatcaggaagaaacagaaaatccaaaaagaatgattactagtaatgaaattgaatcagtaatcaaaaaactcccaacaatcGAACATCCAGGACCAGACAACTTAACAGAGGAATTCTACTAAACACTTAATGAAGAGTTAATACCAATCTtactcaaactattccaaaaaattgaaaagggaacatttctaaattcattctacaaggtcaagattgccctgacaccaaaaccagacaatgatattacaaagaaagaaaattacaggccaatatctctgatgaagatagatgcaaaaattcacaacaaaatattagcaaaatgaattcaacaatacataaaaaggatcatgcagcatgatcaagtaggatttatccagggatgcaagattgcctcagtatctgcaaatcaaacaacataatacaccacattaacaaaatgaaggataaaaatcacatgatcatctcagatgtagaaagagcatttgacaagattcaacatccattcatgattaaaacttCCAACAAATTTGTTATAGACGGAACATACCTAAACacataaaggccatttatgacaaacccacagctaacatcatactcagcagCAAGACAgtgatgcccactcttgccacttctatttaacatagcattagaagtcctagccacagcaatctgacAAGTAAAAAAGGAGGggaggcatccaaattggaaggggaagaagtaaaacactcactgttttcagatgacatgatactctatatagaaaatcctaaagactctgccaaaaaaaaactattagaactaataaataaattcaataaagttgcaggatacaaaattaatttacagaaatctgttattttataaacttataatgaactaccagaaagagaaatcaagaaaacaatccaatttacaattgcatcaaaaagaataaaatacctggaataaacttaaccaaggaagtgaaagatctatagtctgaaaactaaaagacactgatgaaggaaaatgaagacaacacaaataaatggaaagatatcccatgtttatGTACTGCAAGACATTTGGAAAATCCTCTACTCATTTTTTAAGAGAAttgtttctggagggtttttctgtttgtctgttattgatttgtatgagttatttatatattttggatattaaccccttatcagatatatggtttgcaaatattttttttccattttgtaggttgccttttcacttgttctttcttttactgtgcagaagctttttagtttgatgtagtcttatttgttgatttttgcttttgttgcttatgcttttggtgtcatatcccaAAAATCACCACCAAGACCAGTGTTAAGAAGTTTATTCCCTATGTTTTATtgtaggagttttacagtttcaggttttatgtttatgtctttaatccactttaagTTACTTTTCTGAGTGGTATAAATTAGGGGTCCAATTTCACTTTTCTGCTTGtgattatccagttttcctaacacaatttgttgaagagatcatcctttccccattgcatctttttggctcccttgtcaaatattagtttacCGTATATatggaggtttatttctgggctctctattctattccattggtctatgtgtctatttttatgccagtaccatactgtttcaattactatagatttgtagtgtagtttgaagtcaggaagtgtgatgcatcagctttgttattctttctcaggattgctatAGAGAATGAGatagttttttttatttcattttcagattttttaaaaaatatttttcattgtttatctgaaatgcaaattgaaGTGGGCAtcctgtatcttttttaattaattaattagtttatttatttatggctgtgttgggtctttgcttctgtgcgagggcttttcctctagttgtagcaagtgggggccactcttcatcacggtgcacgggcctctcactattgcggcctctcttgttgcagagcagaggctccagacactcaggctcagcagttgtggctcaggggctttgttgcgccgtggcatgtgggatcctcccagaccagggctcgaacccgtgtcccctgcattagcaggcagattctcaaccactgtgccaccagggaagccccaattttcatatattttgttgttagtgtatagaaatacagctgatttctttatgttgattttatatccagcAACTATACTAAATCCATTGATTAGTTCTaagtgtttttgttattttttttaggattttctgtatataagatcaTATAATCTGcaaatgacaattttacttcttcctttctgatttggatgccttttatttctttgtattgctTAACTGCTCTAGCTAGGGCTTCCAGTACCATGTTAAGTatgagtggtgagagtgggtgccCTTGTCTTATACCAGATTTTAGAGGGGAAGCTTTCAAtctttcactattgagtatgaaGTTAGTTGTGTGTTTGCCGAACatagtctttattatgttgaggtatattcttTCTATACCCAATTTATTgagcgttttttttttaatcatgaaaggatgttgcgttttgtcaaatgctttttctgcgtctactgagatgattatataattatttttcattctattaatgcagtgtatcacatttattattttgcctatgttgaaacatccttgcattccagggataacCCCCACTTCTGCAGGATGTATGATCTTTTAATGCATTGtggaattcaatttgctaatattttttgagaatttttgcacctatgttcatcagggatattggtctaagttttcttttctttcagtgtcCTTATCCGGCTTTCGTATCAGCGTAaagctgacctcataaaatgaatttggaagtgttccttccttttcatttttggaggaagagtttgaaaaagatTGGCATTAAATCGCCTTTAAACATTCGGTAGAATTCACaaatgaagtcatctggtcctgggcttttctttgttggcaggcttttgattactgattcaatctccttacacTTGTttttggtctattcagatttaaTACGTCTCCCTGATTCAGTCTTAGCATGTTGggcttttctaggaatttatccatttcttctaggttatccaatttgatTGCATATAACTGTTTCTAGTCTCATGATCctatgtatttctgtggtatcagttgtaatgtttcccctttaatttctgattttatttatttgagccttctctcctttttcttagttggtctagctaaaggtttgtcaattttatctttttgtaaaatcagctcttagttttgtTACTGTTTTGTATTGCTTtcctgttctctatttcatttatttccagtctgatctttgtcatttcctttattctattaacttttggtttagtttgctcttcttttgctAGTTCCTTGATGTTTAATGttaagttttttatttgagagctttctattttctttatttaaatttttttttattggggtatagttgttttacaatgttgtgttagtttctactgtacagcgaagagaagtagagttccctgtgctatacagcaggttcttattagttatctattttatagagagctttctattttcttaaaaatgcatatattgcTGTAAAAtttcctctcagaactgcttttgcagtatCCCATTGGTTTGGGATAGagaccaagaacatggtatatctctccatctgttggtatcatctttaatttctttcatcagtgtcttatagttttctgcatacaggtcttttgcctccctaggtaggtttattcctaagtattgtattctttttgttgcaatggtaaatgggagtgtttccataatttctctttcagatttttcatcattagtgtataggaatgcaagagatttctgtgcattaattttgtatcctgcaactttaccatattcattaattagctctagcagttttctggtggcagttttaggattctctatgtatagtatcatgtcatctgcaaacagtgacagttttacgtcttcttttccaatatgtattccttttctttttcttctctgattgccgtggctaggacttccagaactatgttgaataatagtggtgagagtggacatccttgtctcgttccttatcttagaggaaatgctttcagtttttcaccattgagaatgatgtttgctgtgggtttgtcatatatggcctttattatgttgaggtaggttccctctatgcccactttctggagagtttttatcataaatgggtgttgaattttgtcaaaagctttttctgcatctattgagatgatcatatggtttttattcttcaatttgttaatatgctgtatcacattgattgatttgcgtatattgaagaatccttgcatccctgggataaatcccacttgatcgtggtgtatgatccttttaatgtgttgttggattctgtttgccagtattttgttgaggatttttgcatctatattcatcagtgatattggtctgtaattttctttttttgtagtgtctttgtctggttttggtatcagggtgatggtggcctcatagaaggagtttgggagtgttccttcctctgcaattttttggaagagtttgagaaggataggtgttagctcttctctaaatgtttgatagaattcacctgtgaagccatctggtcctggacttttgtttgttggaagatttttaatcacagtttcaatttcattacttgtgattggtctattcatattttctgtttcttcctggttcagtcttggaaggttatacctttctaagaatttgtccatttcttccacgttgtccattttattggcatagagttgcttgtagtagtctcttaggatgctttgtatttctgcgtgtctgttgtaacttttcctttttcatgtctaattttattgatttgagtcctctccctctttttcttgatgagtctggctaatggcttacgaattttgtttatcttctcaaagaaccagcttttagttttattgatctttgctattgttttctttgtttctatttcatttatttctgctctgatctttatgatttctttccttctgctaactttgggttttgtttgttcttctttctctagtttctttaggtgtaaggttagattgtttacttgagatttttcttgtttcttgaggtaggcttgtatagctatatacttccttcttagaactgcttttgctgtatcccataggttttggattgtcatgttttcattgtcatatgtctctaggtattttttgattccctctttgatttcttcagtgatctcttggttatttagtaacgtagtttttagcctccatgtgtttctgttttttacgttttttcccctataattcatttctagtctcatagcgttgtggtcagaaaagatgcttgatatgatttcagttttcttaaatttactgaggcttgatttgtgccccaagatgtgatctatcctggagaatgttccgtgcgcacttgagaaggaagtgtaatctgctgtttttggatggaatgtcctataaatatcaattaaatctatctggtctattgtgtcatttaaagcttctgtttccttatttattttcattttggatgatctgtccattggcgtaagtgaggtgttaaagtcccccactattattgtgttactgtcgatttcctcttttacagatgttagcagttgccttatgtattgaggtgctcctatgttgggtgcatatatatttataattgttataccttcttcttggattgatcccttgatcattatgtagtgtccttccttgtctcttgtaacattctttattttaaagtctattttatctgatacgagtatagctactccagctttcttttgatttccatttgcatggaatatctttttccatcccctcactttcagtctgtatgtgtccctaggtctgaagtgggtctcttgtagacagcatatatatgggtcttgtttttgtatccattcagcaagcctgtgtcttttggttggagcatttaatccattcacgtctaaggtaattatcaatatgtatgttcctatgaccattttcttaattgttttgggtttgcttttgtaggtccttttcttctcttgtgtttcccacttagagaagttcctttagcatttgttgtagagctggtttggtggtgctgaattctcttagcttttgcttgtctgtaaagcttttgatttctccatcaaatctgaatgagatccttgccgggtagagtaaccttggttgtaggttcttccctttcatcactttaagtatatcatgccactcccttctggcttgtagagtttctgctgagaaatcagctgttaaccttaggggagttcccttgtatgttatttgtcatttttcccttgctgctttcaataatttttctttgtctttaatttttgccactttgattactatgtgtctcggcatgtttctccttgggtttatcctgtaagggactctctacacttcctggacttgggtggctatttccctttCCATGTTAAGAAAGTTtacgactataatctcttcaaatattttctcaggtcctttctctctctcttctccttctgggacccctataatgcgaatgttgttgcatttaatgttgtcccagaggtctcttaggctgtcttcatttcttttcattcttttttctttagtatgttctgcagcagtgaattccaccactctgtcttccaggtcacttatccattcttctgcctcagttattgtgctattgattccttctagtgtagttttcatttcagttattgtattggtcatctctgtttgtttgttctttaattcttctaggtctttgttaatcatttcttgcatcttctcaatctttgcctccattcttattccaaggtcctggatcatcttcactatcattattctgaattctttttctggaaggttgcctatctccacttcatttagttgtttttctgggttattttcttgttccttcatctggtatatagccctctgccttttcatcttgtctatctttctgtaaatgtggtttttggtccacaggctgcaggattgtagtccttcttgcttctgctatctgccctctggtgattgaggctatctaagaggcttgatgggaggctctggtggtgggtagagctgactgttgctgtggcggtcagagttccgtaaaactttaatccacttgactgttgatggatggggctgggttccctccctgttggttgttttgcctgaagCAACCCAACACtagagcctacccgggctctttggtggggctaatggcagactctgggagggcttacgccaaggagtacttcccagaacctctgctgccagtgtccttgtccccacggtgaaacagagccagcccccgcctctgcaggagaccctccaacactagcaggtaggtctggttcagtctcccccagggtcactgctccttcccctgggtcccgatgcgcacactattccatgtgcgccctccaagagtggggtctctgtttcccccagtcctgtcgaagtcctgcaatcaattcccacaaggcttcaaagtctgattctctatgaattcctcctcccattgccagacccccaggttgggaagcctgacgtggggctcagaaccttcactctagtgggtggacttctgtggtataagtgttcaccagtctgtgagtcacccacccaacagttatgtgatttgattttactctgattgcgcccctcctaccgtctcactgtggcttctcctctgtccttggacgtggggtatcctccttggtgaagtccagtgtcttcctgtcgatgattgtccagcagccagttgtgattctggtgctctcgcaagagggagtgagagcacgtccttctactccgccatcttggttaatcccccctggatagagtattcttgacTGGCAATTTTTTCAACACCTTGAATATATCATTCCATTCTCTCCTGGACTGTACAGTTCCTGCCGAGAAATCTATTGGAATGAAGGTTCCTTTGTAGGTTACAATCTTTTTTCTCTGACTGTTTTTAGCattatctttttatctttgatttttgacagtttcatTATAATATGCCTTGGACAAGGTCTTTTTGCATTGAGATAATAGGGTGATCTATTAGCTTTGTCAACTTGGATGTCCATGTCTCTCctcagatttgggaagttcttaGCTAACATTCTGCCCCCTTCTCCCTCTAtgctccttctggaaccccaattattttaatatttgtacatTTGATGATATTCCAAAGATCATATagtctttctttgttctttttcatgcttttttctttcttctcttctgaatGGGTTATTTCAAAGTTCTATTATCTAGATCACTTATTCTATCTCTCATTTGGTCTACTCTACTACAGATGCCCTCTatagcatttttcatttcatttattgcattcttcagctccagaatttctgttggattccttttttttataatttctatctctttgttaaatTTCTCAACTTTTCATATATTGtccttctgtgttttcttgtagcttGTTGAGTTTCCCcaaaacagctattttgaattctttgtcagattGCAACATTTTGTGCCGTTGAGTTCAGTTACTGGAGGATTATTGTTATCTTTTGGTGATGgcatattttcttgattcttcATGTTCCTTGTAATTTTACAGTGATAGTTTTGCATTTGAAGTAGCAGACACCCCCTCACACCTTTACTATTTGCCTGTAAGTCGGGTATAGTCTTCATTGGTCCTATTATATCTGGGATTTTTCCCTGATCTTGTATGGACACACCTGCTCCCAGAGGCTGATGGGTGGACTTCTTGGTGAATTAGTCAGCTTAATTGCATCCCTTTAATGCCCTTTAACATTCTTATCTGCTTCTTTTCTGATCTTTTCCCTCCCCTGCGCATCATGAAGGTCCTGTCTCagtaatacttttttaaatgggCTTCTCCAGCAGTGTCTTGAAATGCCAGGGGATCCAAGCACTCACTCACTGCTATCCTTTTCCTATGCAGGAGAGGACACTGCCTGCTAGTCCTGCCCCAGGCAGTGTTTCCTTGGGGAAGCAATGGCACTGGCAAAGTTACAGTCTTCACTGCATCCAAACTCATgttttactattactattattattttgctccAACAGCATGCTGGAATCACTTCTCTGGAAGGTTGAATTTCTACAAAGTCTCTCTGATCCATAGGTTTCTGCCCAAGTACGCACTCTCCAGGTTTTCCTTGGCCAGGGCCGAGAGGAATTGGGGCAGGTTCACTGGTTCCTGATGCTTTTGAGGCCCATACTAAGGTCTTTCTGCCTATTACTAGATGCACAGATGGGCAAGACTCCTCCTGGATCCCTTAGTGTATGGTCTGGATCCTACAATTCCCACTGAGGCACTTTTGTTCATGTATGGATGCCTAATTAGTTGTTTAAAAGGGGGAACAGAAAGGAGAGATGTCTCACACTGCCATGAAGTTAACCTCACTCTGGACTTAATATTGTGGACAGTAGAATCATTGCTGATGACTAAATAGAAAGATCACATGATATAATTATATTAAGATTAATCTggtatttacatttattaaaggaaaaacgagatccttaaaaatattatctgtttttattaaaaattatccaCACAGAATAAAACAACTGGGAGAAAAAACACAAAGAGGTCTATAagaatacaaataattttaaattctataagtgaaaccatctggtttaAAGAGTTTCAGGGCTAACACAGAAGTTCCAGTGAAATTATGTTCAAGAAATCTGAGAATTTCAGTATCAGAGGCAATAGGACCAGGAGGGAAAGAAATGGTTTAACGCACATTATAGAAGTATGTAGTGCATATTTGATAAGATTGAAATAACCTTTAAAGAAGGAACCTTACTTTTTTGATCTAGAAAGGAGCCAGGTCATGCCAATTAGCCCCCAATAGTCTTTCTTCTGGAAACTCTTGAACGTATTTTGTAGAATAGATCCCTGAAAGGGAAGAGCTAAGATAAATGGAGCTTTCAGATATCCTCTGATTTGGCTTGCTGAGGCTCACCTGCAGAGGTATTGTGGGAGGAATCCTGTTGCTCAGCCTCAGACCACAAAGCAGCAGAAGCTTTACAACTACCAGCATCACTGATTTCAATCCTTAGATTATCGGTACATCATGGACACCATCTCTGTCAGATGACAAGATCATGGATGGCAACACTACTCTTTATTTCCCACTCAAGGAGTTTCAGGTGCTTCCAGCAGTTATTTCTGAAGACTGCATTCAAAGAGCATAGAACTTATTTGAAAAGATTTGTACTTGTAGATGCAAGAAATGGTGAGTAAagtgagaataaaatatttttttgctaaTGTTCCTATCTTGGtgaatgcatatttatttttttacactgaAAATTTTCTTGAGaataacaagaaatgaaatttgtgAGTCTAGAATACTATGAATATACACTGAAATTTACTTAGTACATTATTTATTCATCTGCAGGAGAAGTCTTCATTACACAATGCTTATTATTAAAAATCAGATTACTTTAGTAGGACTACCAATGTGTTCTAGCCATTCATTTTCTCATGGCCTCTTTAACCTCCTTGTTCCTGAGACTGTAGATGAGGGGGTTCAACAGGGGATCACAGACAtcactttgttttgttcagtTGAGTAGCTGGACTTGGGCATCACATATATGAAGGTAATGGTCCCATAAAACAGagtgactgctgtgaggtgggaGGTGCAAGTGGAGAAGGCTTTATGCCACCCCTCAGTAGAGCACATTTTCAGGATTGAGAAAAGGATGATGTAAGAGAAAGCGATGATAAACACAGTAACTACAATGATGGAGCCAGAAGAATGGCTGGAATTATTTCAGAAGTAAAATCATGAGAACAAGAAAGCTTCAGAAGTGGCGAATAATCACAGAAAAAGTGATTGACTTTATTTGGTCCACAGAGGGACAGGCTTAACAAACAGCCAGTAAATGTCCAAGCATTCACACACCCACCTTAATAGGAAGCCCCCACTAAGAGAATGCAGACTCTGGGGGACATGTGGGTGGAGTAGAGCAGGGGCAAGCAGATGGCCACATAGCAGTCATAGGCCATGGCAGCCAGCAAGAAGCACTCAGCCATCCCAAATGTGACCGCAGAACAGAGCTGAGCGGCACAACCAGAAACACGGATAAAGGTTCCTTCCTTGAGGAAGCCCACAAGCATGACAGGTATGACTGATGAGGAGTACCCAATGTCTACAAAGGCCAAATGGCAGAGGAAAAGGTACTTTGGGGTATGAAGCTGAGGGCTGCTTCTGATTAACGTGATTATGCTGACATGGCCCATTAAGGTGACCACGTGGATCCCtagaaacacaataaataaaatggcacAAACTGTAGTATCCTCTGCTAACCCCAAAATAATGAACTCTGTTACAGCTGTGTAGTTTCCAGTCCCCATCTACACTGAGAATGATAcccactgaaagaaaaacaagtggatatcagaatagaagaaaatactaTAATCTGCATACTTATTTTTACCATAGCTATATAATAACAAAATCCtaacatacacactcacatgtaaatatttggggaaaatattttcacaCAGAATACCTTGCATAAGACttgaaaatataaatgtgcaTTGATAGAAGGCCAGGAATActcagaaaaatctttttttttttcaacttaacACATTCAAGTCacatttgccttatataattAGTTTAGGTGGTCCGTGAGGAATAGACTCACATGAGCACATCCTAGAGACAGCCACTAGATGGTATGAGGGACCCAGTAACTGTATCTTCTAAGCCAAAGACATGATGAAAGGGAGAAGAAATGTCAGAATGGGCCAGCTCCCATGGAAAAGAACAACTGTTTAAAATGATATCTGAGGTATCATTTCTTGTATGAAAGAGGCTGAGCAGTCATATGAATCCTGAATTTAAACAGGTATCACAGTTAGAGGAAAGATGAACCAATATCCAGGAAGTTTGAACAGAGGCAGAGTGTAGAAAAAGGTGCTCAAATCATGAACAAGTTAACCTGGAGAGACTGCAGTTTGGAAAAAGAGATGGCATCATCTTAGGATCAAGTTATCTGATTCATAATAGTGAGCCAATCCGGGAAAGGAAACCAAACACATTGATCAGGTTACTCCTGAAAGATTCCAGAGGTGCCTGAGACTTTGCATAAACTGGAGCTGGGCTGTTAGCAAAAGGTTCCAGCCTCCTACTTCCCACAGGTACCCAGCCCGTGTGAATAGCCCCTGTCTTCTGAGAAAAATCACACCTTTAGGTCAGCTTCTGGAAAGCTCTTTCCCATATCAACTTGTTtgagaaaaatcatgaaaaagcaagaaaatcatGAGAGCTTTCTCATATAGTCACAGAATGCCAGGCTTCAAAAAGCCACTCCATCCATTCCCTCTCTCTCATTTTACAAAGTTATAAACTGAGATCTAAAGAAGTTAGGTAACTAATTTTAGGTTAAATGGCTTTCTGACAACTGAGCTGAGATCAAAGCTCACTCCTGGAGCCAATTCATTACCATATTTATATAAC of Balaenoptera ricei isolate mBalRic1 chromosome 8, mBalRic1.hap2, whole genome shotgun sequence contains these proteins:
- the LOC132369841 gene encoding LOW QUALITY PROTEIN: olfactory receptor 5P3 (The sequence of the model RefSeq protein was modified relative to this genomic sequence to represent the inferred CDS: inserted 2 bases in 2 codons; substituted 1 base at 1 genomic stop codon) encodes the protein MGTGNYTAVTEFIILGLAEDTTVCAILFIVFLGIHVVTLMGHVSIITLIRSSPQLHTPKYLFLCHLAFVDIGYSSSVIPVMLVGFLKEGTFIRVSGCAAQLCSAVTFGMAECFLLAAMAYDCYVAICLPLLYSTHMSPRVCILLVGASYXGGCVNAWTFTGCLLSLSLCGPNKVNHFFCDYSPLLKLSCSHDFTSEIIPAXSSGSIIVVTVFIIAFSYIILFSILKMCSTEGWHKAFSTCTSHLTAVTLFYGTITFIYVMPKSSYSTEQNKVMSVXPLLNPLIYSLRNKEVKEAMRK